A genome region from Sphingobium sp. CR2-8 includes the following:
- a CDS encoding TonB-dependent receptor gives MKISSIVRSVLCASTAHGLLVAAMMASPAHAQEQSLGSVTVTDTPIDDSEAQTSYKVSRSISATRTDTPLIDVPQSVNVVAVKQIEDQAANSIGDAIRYVPGVFSAQGEGNRETLVFRGNSTTGDFFVDGVRDDVQTYRDLYNIDRLEIFKGPNAMIFGRGGIGGIVNRVTKVADWNLHRAFRIEGGSFEHKRAQFDLGTPLSDFAAVRVTGVYQDSDSYRDGVNYNRWGFNPTASFKLSPDTTVTLGYEHFQDDRIADRGVPARFGASPTNSVGPLRTPRGQFFGDPTQSTTGTNTDAGTLFIEHKFSDTISIRNRTRYADYRKFYSNVFPGAVNAAETTVSISAYRSPSQRRNFINQTDFNAAFDTGSVEHTLLIGGEYGHQESDNIRQEGRFAGNAASVTVPISASNIRLPITWTQIASSANNDGLAEVVAGYVQDQIALSPMFDIVVGVRYEHFKTKVHDRRSVAFRTSGGVTSPEFFDVTDDLWSPRAGLIFKPVENASIYASYSRTYQPRGGDQLAGLNLSNASLAPEKFQNYEIGAKWDIVPTFNVSAAVFQLDRDNVLALSNPNDATSVTVPVGRQRTKGVELSAAGSITRQVSMVGAYTYSDGTFLDNVSGTVRVGNQLPNMPKHAASLWTRFDPIEQLGAGVGVIYQGKRYAATDNQVYLPGYTRVDGAIFYTIAPELSLQVNVENILGKRYYLYAHSNNNITPGSPTAVKLGINARF, from the coding sequence TTGAAAATCTCATCCATAGTCCGGTCCGTTCTGTGCGCCTCCACGGCGCATGGTCTGCTTGTCGCTGCCATGATGGCCAGCCCGGCTCATGCTCAGGAACAATCTCTCGGCTCGGTCACCGTCACTGACACTCCGATTGACGACAGTGAGGCGCAAACATCCTACAAGGTCAGCCGGTCGATCAGCGCCACCCGAACGGACACGCCACTCATCGACGTGCCGCAATCGGTCAACGTCGTTGCGGTCAAGCAGATCGAGGATCAGGCGGCCAACAGCATCGGCGACGCCATCCGCTATGTCCCCGGCGTCTTTTCCGCCCAAGGTGAAGGCAATCGCGAAACGCTGGTGTTCCGCGGCAATTCGACCACCGGCGACTTCTTCGTCGATGGCGTGCGCGACGACGTCCAGACCTATCGCGACCTCTACAACATCGATCGCCTCGAAATCTTCAAGGGGCCGAACGCCATGATATTCGGTCGGGGTGGCATCGGCGGCATCGTCAATCGCGTAACTAAGGTCGCCGACTGGAACCTGCATCGCGCTTTCCGGATCGAAGGCGGCAGCTTCGAGCATAAGCGCGCCCAGTTCGACCTCGGTACGCCACTCAGCGATTTCGCGGCGGTCCGCGTGACCGGCGTCTATCAGGACAGCGACAGCTATCGCGACGGCGTCAATTACAACCGCTGGGGCTTCAACCCGACCGCCTCGTTCAAGCTGTCGCCCGACACGACCGTCACGCTGGGCTATGAACATTTTCAGGATGACCGCATCGCCGATCGCGGCGTGCCTGCCCGCTTCGGTGCGTCGCCCACCAACAGCGTTGGCCCATTGCGCACGCCGCGCGGCCAGTTTTTCGGCGACCCCACGCAAAGCACGACCGGCACCAACACCGACGCCGGCACCTTGTTCATCGAACATAAGTTCAGCGACACGATCTCGATCCGCAACCGCACCCGCTATGCCGACTATCGCAAATTCTATTCCAACGTCTTCCCCGGCGCCGTGAACGCGGCCGAGACGACGGTCAGCATTTCGGCCTATCGTTCGCCCAGCCAGCGCCGCAATTTCATCAACCAGACGGATTTCAATGCGGCGTTCGATACCGGGTCTGTCGAACATACGCTGTTGATCGGCGGCGAATATGGCCATCAGGAAAGCGACAATATCCGGCAGGAAGGCCGTTTCGCCGGGAACGCTGCTTCGGTCACGGTGCCCATTTCGGCTTCGAACATCCGCCTGCCCATCACCTGGACCCAGATAGCCAGCAGCGCCAATAATGACGGCCTGGCCGAAGTCGTCGCCGGTTATGTGCAGGATCAGATCGCCCTGTCGCCGATGTTCGATATCGTTGTCGGCGTGCGCTACGAACATTTCAAGACGAAGGTCCATGATCGCCGCAGCGTCGCTTTCCGCACCAGCGGCGGCGTGACATCGCCCGAATTTTTCGATGTGACCGACGACCTATGGTCGCCGCGCGCGGGCCTGATCTTCAAACCGGTCGAGAATGCGTCCATCTATGCCAGCTATTCGCGCACATACCAGCCACGCGGCGGCGATCAGCTGGCAGGCCTCAATCTCTCCAACGCCAGCCTCGCCCCGGAGAAATTCCAGAATTACGAGATCGGTGCCAAGTGGGACATCGTGCCGACCTTCAACGTGTCGGCTGCTGTGTTCCAACTGGATCGCGACAATGTGCTGGCGCTCAGCAATCCCAATGACGCGACTTCGGTCACGGTGCCGGTCGGGCGCCAGCGCACCAAGGGCGTCGAACTGAGCGCGGCGGGCAGCATCACCAGGCAGGTCAGCATGGTTGGCGCCTATACCTATTCGGACGGCACTTTCCTCGACAATGTGTCGGGTACGGTGCGAGTCGGCAATCAGCTGCCCAACATGCCCAAACACGCAGCTTCGCTCTGGACCCGCTTCGATCCGATCGAGCAGCTGGGCGCGGGCGTCGGCGTGATCTACCAGGGCAAGCGCTACGCCGCGACCGACAATCAGGTCTATCTGCCGGGTTATACCCGTGTCGATGGCGCGATCTTCTATACTATCGCGCCGGAACTGAGCCTGCAGGTGAATGTCGAGAATATCCTGGGCAAGCGCTACTATCTCTACGCCCACAGCAACAACAATATCACGCCGGGATCGCCGACCGCCGTCAAGCTCGGGATCAACGCACGGTTCTGA
- a CDS encoding DUF2958 domain-containing protein yields MILLTPDLRYALRANAISSVAAQTRDMRFDPVPVVKFFNPLGAGTWLATELYGDDDTLFGLADLGFGCPEMGTFSLMEIQSIRLPFGLRIERDLGFSTPYSLSRWSEMARQTGSIIHAEQLLRSLAPGTVPDLPADPTI; encoded by the coding sequence ATGATCCTCCTGACCCCCGACCTTCGCTATGCGCTGCGCGCAAACGCCATAAGCAGCGTCGCCGCGCAAACGCGGGACATGCGCTTCGATCCCGTCCCGGTCGTCAAATTCTTCAATCCGCTGGGCGCTGGCACATGGCTCGCAACCGAACTTTATGGCGATGACGACACTTTGTTCGGCCTTGCCGATCTGGGGTTTGGATGCCCTGAAATGGGCACCTTCTCGCTTATGGAAATTCAGAGCATCCGGCTGCCCTTTGGCTTGAGGATCGAGCGCGATCTGGGCTTTTCCACCCCCTATTCGCTTTCGCGGTGGAGCGAGATGGCGCGCCAGACCGGTTCGATCATCCATGCCGAGCAGCTTTTGCGCAGCCTTGCACCCGGCACTGTTCCCGACCTTCCAGCCGATCCCACCATTTAG
- a CDS encoding TolC family protein has protein sequence MIRRFGALGVLLAGGCTAASIPPAPVAPPMASTPFTSRAAASITPVPHQWWRLFDNTQLDRLVQASLAANADLRVAYANLDAARAAIRQADAARLPQPIIESSMGVDNPSGQPSAANVSASDYDAAATISWDIDLFGRLRSGALAARADTDAHAAALDGVRVAVAADTVLAYVDLCGATHVGRIAREIVVAQERNLKGVQEQYRAGELSPLEVSQAASLLASSRATLPSFDAMRDGARFRLSTLQGLPPTDPRIAAIDCAALPRLKGGAPIGDGAALLLRRPDVREAERKLASATAGIGVARADLYPKVNLGGALGLLSGGFAATASPLVSWAFPNQAPARARIAQARAKARGALASWDVAILRALREVETALAVTQAEAQRNAALAKATSEAVLYARRTASRARLGDVSPLLAIDAERTQATAALAGAQSDLLLAQSYVALFRALGGGWQDAPQPLDPARPIG, from the coding sequence ATGATCCGTCGTTTTGGCGCATTGGGCGTCCTACTGGCGGGCGGCTGCACCGCCGCGTCGATCCCGCCCGCCCCTGTCGCGCCGCCCATGGCAAGCACTCCATTCACCAGCCGAGCCGCTGCATCGATCACGCCCGTGCCCCACCAGTGGTGGCGTCTGTTCGATAATACGCAACTGGATAGGCTGGTGCAGGCAAGCCTTGCCGCCAATGCCGACCTGCGCGTCGCCTATGCCAATCTGGACGCAGCCCGTGCTGCGATCCGACAGGCTGACGCCGCCCGGTTGCCTCAGCCGATCATCGAAAGCAGCATGGGCGTGGACAACCCATCCGGCCAACCAAGCGCTGCCAATGTGTCCGCCAGTGACTATGACGCCGCTGCGACGATCAGTTGGGACATCGATCTGTTCGGGCGGCTAAGGTCGGGCGCGCTGGCCGCGCGTGCCGATACCGACGCGCACGCCGCCGCGCTGGACGGCGTGCGCGTGGCCGTCGCGGCGGACACGGTGCTGGCCTATGTCGACCTGTGCGGCGCGACCCATGTCGGCCGGATCGCGCGCGAAATCGTCGTGGCGCAGGAGCGCAACCTCAAGGGCGTGCAGGAACAATATCGCGCCGGTGAACTGTCCCCGCTGGAGGTATCGCAGGCGGCCAGCCTGCTCGCCTCGTCCCGCGCCACGCTGCCGTCCTTCGACGCCATGCGCGACGGCGCACGCTTTCGCCTTTCCACGCTACAGGGACTGCCGCCGACCGATCCGCGCATTGCCGCCATCGACTGTGCGGCGCTGCCCCGGCTGAAGGGGGGCGCTCCGATCGGCGATGGCGCGGCGCTTCTGCTGCGCCGGCCGGACGTTCGCGAAGCGGAACGCAAGCTGGCGTCCGCCACCGCCGGGATCGGCGTCGCCCGCGCGGACCTCTATCCCAAGGTCAATCTGGGCGGCGCGCTGGGCCTTCTCTCCGGAGGGTTCGCCGCGACCGCCTCACCGCTCGTCTCCTGGGCTTTTCCCAATCAGGCACCCGCGCGCGCCAGGATAGCGCAGGCTCGCGCCAAGGCGCGCGGCGCATTGGCCAGTTGGGATGTCGCGATCCTGCGGGCGCTGCGCGAAGTGGAAACCGCGTTGGCGGTTACGCAGGCGGAAGCCCAGCGCAATGCCGCGCTGGCTAAGGCAACCAGCGAAGCTGTGCTCTATGCCCGCCGCACGGCATCGCGCGCGCGGCTGGGCGATGTGTCCCCGCTGCTCGCCATAGATGCGGAGCGCACGCAGGCGACCGCGGCCCTGGCTGGCGCGCAATCCGATCTTCTGCTGGCCCAATCCTATGTCGCACTGTTCCGGGCATTGGGTGGCGGATGGCAGGACGCGCCACAGCCACTCGATCCCGCTCGCCCGATAGGGTAG
- a CDS encoding sensor histidine kinase yields the protein MGRPWRTTFGLTAMVSLVFALATVVIGVLAYVVVHEAMEVQLDHRIATETRALLARTGDGGSARLAALIQQRDAAHSTASLGYILLDARGQRLAGAFEARVPATPGYVELLPYGRDGGIAQSLTTRLPDGGRLLVAVDRQVIDEMDITILKLFLAAFATMLLLTVGGAWTVGLVTQRRLRRFDDAAQAIIAGDLRQRMPLDGSGSEFDRVAQTLNHMLDRNAALVENLRQVSSDVAHDLRTPLTRLHNRLHEALTREGTEQKAAIEAATTESQELLELFAAILRISEVEAGTLRRDFGNLSMTDLVEDLVDSYDPDFEISGHSLSYSIAPDLRLSGDRRLLRQLVANLLDNALRHTPSGTRVAITLSSQDDVLLLSVQDDGPGVPAEDMPRLFDRFSRSEASRSTDGHGLGLALVAAVARMHGGSASILPAPGFGIEVRLAR from the coding sequence ATGGGCCGCCCCTGGCGCACGACGTTCGGACTTACCGCGATGGTCAGCCTGGTCTTCGCCCTTGCGACGGTCGTGATCGGGGTGCTGGCCTATGTCGTGGTGCATGAGGCGATGGAGGTGCAACTCGATCATCGCATCGCCACGGAGACCCGAGCGTTGCTTGCCCGGACCGGCGACGGCGGCAGCGCCCGGCTGGCGGCGCTGATACAACAACGGGACGCGGCCCATAGCACGGCAAGCCTGGGCTATATCCTGCTTGATGCGCGAGGACAGCGATTGGCGGGCGCTTTCGAGGCGCGGGTGCCCGCGACGCCGGGCTATGTCGAACTACTGCCCTATGGCCGGGACGGTGGCATTGCCCAATCGCTCACTACACGACTGCCCGACGGCGGTCGTCTGCTGGTCGCCGTCGATCGACAAGTGATCGACGAGATGGACATTACGATCCTGAAGCTGTTTCTGGCGGCCTTCGCCACCATGCTGCTGCTCACCGTCGGCGGCGCATGGACGGTGGGCCTAGTGACGCAGCGCCGGTTACGACGGTTTGACGATGCAGCCCAGGCCATCATCGCCGGCGACCTGCGCCAGCGCATGCCGCTCGACGGGTCCGGCAGCGAGTTCGACCGGGTCGCGCAGACCCTCAACCACATGCTCGACCGCAATGCCGCTCTGGTCGAAAATCTGCGACAGGTATCGAGTGACGTCGCCCACGACCTGCGCACGCCGCTCACCCGCCTGCACAACCGATTGCATGAGGCACTGACACGCGAGGGGACCGAACAAAAGGCGGCGATAGAGGCAGCCACTACGGAATCGCAGGAACTGCTGGAGCTGTTCGCGGCCATCCTGCGCATTTCGGAGGTCGAGGCCGGGACGCTGCGTCGTGATTTCGGCAATCTGTCCATGACCGACCTGGTCGAGGATCTGGTCGATTCCTATGATCCCGATTTCGAGATTTCCGGCCACAGCCTATCATACAGCATCGCGCCCGACCTCCGTCTCTCCGGTGACCGCCGCCTGTTGCGCCAGTTGGTCGCCAATCTGCTCGACAATGCGTTGCGCCATACCCCGTCCGGCACGCGGGTTGCGATCACGCTCTCCTCGCAGGATGATGTCCTCCTGCTATCCGTCCAGGATGATGGTCCGGGCGTCCCTGCGGAGGATATGCCCCGGCTGTTCGACAGGTTCAGCCGGTCCGAAGCCAGCCGATCCACAGATGGTCATGGGCTTGGCCTCGCGCTGGTAGCGGCTGTCGCGCGGATGCATGGCGGTTCGGCGTCGATCCTGCCCGCGCCGGGCTTCGGCATAGAGGTACGGCTTGCGCGCTGA
- a CDS encoding DUF5990 family protein gives MFEKPANRWLSTFPFASAPGPKFFGDDVRSEGPTRRFVYICIGQSVGDAASPWSRRMKIDIHDIDPDLPDRAASEGCVLETSMTGTGADGTAACATLRPVARRLI, from the coding sequence ATATTCGAAAAACCGGCGAACCGCTGGCTTTCGACTTTTCCGTTCGCGTCGGCCCCGGGGCCTAAGTTCTTCGGCGATGATGTCCGTAGTGAAGGCCCGACCCGCCGCTTTGTCTATATCTGCATCGGGCAGTCGGTCGGTGACGCCGCATCGCCCTGGTCGCGGCGGATGAAGATCGACATCCACGACATAGACCCAGATTTGCCCGACCGGGCCGCGAGCGAGGGGTGCGTTCTCGAAACAAGCATGACCGGCACTGGCGCGGATGGCACAGCTGCCTGCGCAACGCTGCGGCCGGTCGCACGGCGGCTGATCTGA
- a CDS encoding DUF736 domain-containing protein: MASIGYVQRLDNGGFKGVLKTLTVRADIEIIPNKGKTGEQPDYRILSNGTELGGGWIRTGEVSGREYIRIAMAAPELGPRTLYANLGRAAGQDDEDSYALIWNPDA, encoded by the coding sequence ATGGCTTCCATCGGTTATGTCCAGCGGCTCGACAATGGCGGTTTCAAGGGTGTCCTCAAGACCCTCACGGTCCGTGCCGACATCGAAATCATCCCCAATAAGGGCAAGACTGGCGAGCAGCCCGACTATCGGATTCTCTCCAACGGCACTGAGCTCGGCGGCGGATGGATCCGCACTGGCGAGGTATCGGGCCGCGAATATATCCGTATCGCCATGGCCGCGCCGGAACTTGGCCCCCGCACCCTCTACGCCAATCTCGGTCGGGCCGCTGGCCAGGACGATGAGGACAGCTACGCCCTTATCTGGAACCCGGACGCCTGA
- a CDS encoding DUF736 domain-containing protein, which translates to MAIIGTFTKTSDGFTGTIKSLTLNVKTSIRPSAKDNDKAPDFRLFTGAVEFGAAWAKTSAAGSDYMSCKLDDPSFPAPIYASLIAADDGESYSLIWSR; encoded by the coding sequence ATGGCAATCATCGGCACCTTCACCAAGACCTCGGACGGCTTCACCGGCACGATCAAGTCGCTCACCCTCAACGTCAAGACCAGCATCCGCCCGAGCGCCAAGGACAATGACAAGGCACCCGACTTCCGCCTTTTCACCGGCGCAGTCGAATTCGGCGCCGCCTGGGCCAAGACGTCGGCTGCAGGTTCGGACTATATGAGCTGCAAGCTCGACGACCCCAGCTTCCCGGCACCGATCTACGCAAGCCTAATCGCCGCCGACGACGGCGAGAGCTACTCGCTCATCTGGTCGCGCTGA
- a CDS encoding response regulator transcription factor, with protein sequence MRILIIEDDHETRDFVERGLREIGHAVSVAADGRDGLFQATDGGFDAIVVDRMLPGLDGLSLVKMLRAAGNNTPILMLTAIGRIADRVEGLEAGADDYLVKPFAFSELVARVNALGRRPAPQVETAKLTVGDIEIDLHRRTVHRAGRKVALQPREFSLLAELMRNGHRVMTRTMLLERVWDFDFEPKTNIVETHLSRLRSKLNAGFDVDAIETVRGAGYMIRSD encoded by the coding sequence ATGCGCATCCTCATCATCGAAGACGATCATGAAACCCGCGACTTCGTCGAACGCGGCCTGCGGGAGATCGGCCATGCCGTGAGCGTGGCCGCCGATGGACGCGACGGACTGTTCCAGGCAACAGACGGTGGTTTCGACGCGATCGTGGTCGATCGGATGCTGCCGGGCCTCGACGGCCTGTCCCTGGTCAAGATGTTGCGCGCAGCGGGCAACAACACGCCCATATTGATGCTGACCGCCATCGGCCGGATCGCCGACCGGGTAGAGGGGCTGGAGGCGGGTGCCGACGACTATCTGGTCAAGCCCTTCGCCTTTTCCGAACTGGTGGCGCGCGTCAATGCATTGGGCCGCCGCCCTGCGCCGCAAGTCGAGACGGCGAAACTGACGGTCGGTGACATAGAGATCGACCTGCACCGCCGCACCGTCCATCGCGCAGGCCGGAAGGTGGCGCTCCAGCCACGCGAATTTTCGCTGCTCGCCGAATTGATGCGCAACGGCCATCGCGTCATGACCCGGACGATGCTGCTGGAACGCGTCTGGGATTTCGATTTCGAACCCAAGACCAACATCGTGGAAACCCATCTCAGCCGCCTGCGATCGAAGCTCAACGCCGGATTCGATGTCGACGCGATCGAAACCGTGCGCGGCGCAGGCTACATGATCCGGAGCGATTGA
- a CDS encoding ParB/RepB/Spo0J family partition protein — translation MKLDFIPLAKLSVSKANMRYAKKAPDVSDILPTVRKRGVIQPVIVRPNPCPEPVEGCAPDAFEIVAGSRRFHAALIVAAERRATGEDDGEAALLPCAILDEGDDADAVEASMIENMARLDPDEVTQWETFTRLVKEGRKIDDIAGTFGLPELTIKRVLALGNLLPRISQMYAREEIDRTTVRHLTLASKSQQKAWLALADDPDTYVPTGHQLKAWLLGGQSIGAKYALFNVEASGLATIADLFGDDCYFADGDAFWNAQNAAIDARRETYLDEGWADVVIVPPSEHFSTWEYEKAGKRKGGRVYVDVRAHGEVTFHEGYVSRKEADRIARAQADGSAQKIARPEITSTMQTYIDLHRHAAVRATILGFPGIALRLMVAHAIVGSHFWSIRPEPQTSRNADVRDSLDNAPAEAVFDERRRAVLATLGFSDEEPTVIGGSGEEYGICGLFARLIELPDAVIMEVVTIVMGEALASGSAAVEAVGLHVGVDMTRWWSADDAFFSILRDREVLLHIIADVAGQSVADANRGEKSKTLKQIVRDHLDGTNGRTKRDQWVPRWMTFPPAAYTARGGVGPVAAHAIAQADRPIDRLAPGDDEPDPTTPGAVLGLPVEAQAVPPCDEEDEADRLAA, via the coding sequence ATGAAACTCGATTTTATCCCTCTTGCCAAGCTTTCCGTCAGCAAAGCCAATATGCGCTACGCAAAGAAGGCTCCAGACGTGTCCGATATCCTCCCGACCGTGCGCAAGCGAGGCGTGATCCAGCCGGTGATCGTGCGCCCCAATCCCTGTCCTGAGCCTGTCGAAGGGTGCGCGCCCGATGCCTTCGAGATCGTTGCGGGAAGCCGTCGCTTCCATGCCGCGCTGATCGTCGCCGCCGAACGGCGCGCGACGGGCGAGGATGACGGCGAAGCCGCGCTGCTGCCCTGCGCCATTCTCGACGAGGGCGACGATGCCGATGCCGTCGAAGCGTCGATGATCGAGAATATGGCGCGGCTCGATCCCGATGAGGTCACCCAATGGGAAACCTTCACCCGGCTGGTCAAGGAAGGCCGCAAGATCGATGACATTGCCGGGACCTTCGGCCTGCCCGAACTCACCATCAAACGGGTGCTGGCGCTGGGCAATCTGTTGCCGCGCATCAGTCAGATGTATGCGCGCGAAGAGATCGACCGCACCACCGTCCGTCACCTCACCTTGGCATCAAAAAGCCAGCAGAAAGCATGGCTGGCGCTGGCCGATGATCCCGACACCTATGTGCCGACCGGCCACCAGTTGAAGGCGTGGCTGCTGGGCGGGCAGTCGATCGGTGCGAAATATGCGCTGTTCAATGTTGAGGCCAGCGGGCTTGCGACCATAGCCGACCTGTTCGGCGACGACTGCTATTTTGCAGACGGCGATGCGTTCTGGAATGCCCAGAATGCCGCCATCGACGCCCGGCGCGAAACCTATCTTGACGAAGGATGGGCCGATGTCGTGATCGTGCCGCCGTCCGAACATTTCTCCACATGGGAATATGAGAAGGCAGGCAAGCGCAAGGGCGGGCGCGTCTATGTCGATGTCCGCGCCCACGGCGAAGTCACCTTCCATGAAGGCTATGTCAGCCGCAAAGAGGCGGATCGCATCGCGAGGGCACAGGCAGACGGCTCAGCCCAGAAAATCGCAAGGCCGGAAATCACATCGACCATGCAAACCTATATCGATCTGCACCGTCATGCCGCCGTGCGCGCTACTATTCTGGGGTTTCCGGGCATCGCACTCCGCCTGATGGTCGCCCATGCCATCGTCGGTTCGCATTTTTGGTCGATCAGGCCGGAACCGCAGACCAGCCGCAATGCGGATGTGCGCGACAGCCTCGATAATGCGCCCGCCGAGGCCGTTTTTGACGAACGCCGCCGCGCAGTGCTGGCCACGCTTGGGTTCTCAGATGAGGAACCGACCGTGATCGGCGGCAGTGGTGAGGAATATGGTATTTGTGGCCTGTTTGCGAGGCTGATCGAGCTTCCCGACGCGGTCATCATGGAAGTCGTCACCATCGTTATGGGTGAGGCGCTGGCCAGCGGCAGCGCCGCTGTGGAGGCAGTCGGGCTGCATGTCGGCGTCGATATGACCCGCTGGTGGTCGGCGGACGATGCGTTTTTCAGCATTTTGCGTGACCGTGAGGTGCTGTTGCATATCATCGCGGACGTCGCAGGCCAAAGCGTTGCCGATGCCAACAGAGGCGAGAAGAGCAAGACCCTCAAGCAGATTGTGCGCGATCATCTGGACGGCACGAATGGACGCACCAAGCGCGACCAATGGGTGCCACGCTGGATGACGTTCCCGCCCGCCGCTTATACGGCTCGTGGCGGCGTGGGTCCGGTCGCGGCCCATGCCATAGCGCAGGCGGATCGTCCTATCGACCGGCTGGCCCCCGGCGATGATGAGCCGGACCCGACCACCCCCGGCGCAGTCCTGGGCCTTCCCGTCGAAGCGCAGGCCGTGCCGCCCTGCGATGAAGAGGACGAGGCCGACCGCCTTGCGGCATGA